One stretch of Streptomyces hygroscopicus DNA includes these proteins:
- a CDS encoding transporter — protein MSVSDAPPSGSPAPPETAPKNVRPALLGVLLAMLLSMLDATIVGTAMPTIVGDLGGLEHISWVVTAYTLATAASTPVWGKFGDLYGRKHMYLIAVVVFVLGSALSGAAHSMTQLIVFRALQGLGAGGIGAGAFALIASLAPPRERGRYQGMTASIMAIGTIGGPLLGGFVTGHLGWRWAFFINLPLGVLTLVWCQLTLRLPATRAKARIDWPGITVMTATVCALTLAATWAGSTYPWTSWQILGLFALAAVGVAAFVARQRRAAEPLMPLRIFTGHRNFALASSLILVGGVVMFGCSLYLPLYQQTVQGVSASRSGLLLLPLMIPVVIMSQVGGKVMSATGRYKIFPIVGTVCMAVGLFLLATMDTTTSRTATGCFMALVGTGMGCQMQMVTTIAQNSVEMRDMGAASASVTLFRTIGGSLGVAVFGSLFTSAVQGHAPAGAQTGEVRPDPAALARLPQAARDGYLHAVATGTQQIFLTAAVVCTVAFIAALCVQEVPLRGRSGPVAQPHKAEEEAASPAAP, from the coding sequence ATGTCCGTATCCGACGCACCGCCGTCCGGCAGTCCCGCCCCGCCGGAGACCGCCCCGAAGAACGTCCGTCCGGCCCTGCTCGGTGTGCTGCTCGCGATGCTGCTGTCGATGCTCGACGCCACGATCGTCGGCACCGCGATGCCGACGATCGTGGGCGATCTCGGCGGCCTGGAGCACATCTCCTGGGTGGTGACCGCCTACACCCTGGCCACCGCCGCCTCCACCCCCGTCTGGGGCAAGTTCGGCGATCTGTACGGCCGCAAGCACATGTACCTGATCGCCGTCGTCGTCTTCGTGCTCGGCTCGGCGCTGTCCGGCGCGGCCCACTCGATGACCCAGCTGATCGTCTTCCGGGCGCTGCAGGGCCTGGGCGCCGGCGGGATCGGCGCCGGGGCCTTCGCGCTGATCGCCTCGCTGGCACCGCCCCGGGAGCGGGGCCGCTACCAGGGCATGACCGCCTCCATCATGGCCATCGGAACCATCGGCGGCCCATTGCTGGGCGGCTTCGTCACCGGCCATCTCGGCTGGCGCTGGGCCTTCTTCATCAATCTGCCGCTCGGTGTCCTCACCCTGGTCTGGTGTCAGCTGACGCTGCGGCTGCCCGCCACCCGCGCCAAGGCCCGTATCGACTGGCCGGGCATCACCGTGATGACGGCGACCGTCTGCGCCCTGACCCTGGCCGCCACCTGGGCCGGCTCCACGTATCCATGGACCTCATGGCAGATCCTGGGCCTGTTCGCCCTGGCCGCTGTGGGCGTGGCCGCCTTCGTGGCCCGGCAGCGGCGCGCGGCCGAACCGCTCATGCCGCTGCGCATCTTCACCGGGCACCGCAACTTCGCCCTGGCGTCCTCGCTGATCCTGGTGGGCGGGGTGGTCATGTTCGGCTGCTCGCTGTATCTGCCGCTGTACCAGCAGACCGTCCAGGGTGTCTCCGCCTCCCGCTCCGGGCTGCTGCTGCTCCCCCTGATGATCCCCGTGGTGATCATGTCCCAGGTCGGCGGCAAGGTCATGTCCGCCACCGGCCGGTACAAGATCTTCCCCATCGTCGGCACCGTCTGCATGGCCGTCGGCCTGTTCCTGCTGGCCACCATGGACACCACGACCTCCCGCACGGCCACCGGGTGCTTCATGGCCCTGGTGGGCACGGGCATGGGCTGCCAGATGCAGATGGTCACCACGATCGCGCAGAACAGTGTGGAGATGCGCGACATGGGCGCCGCCTCCGCGTCGGTCACCCTGTTCCGCACCATCGGCGGCTCCCTGGGCGTCGCGGTCTTCGGTTCGCTCTTCACCAGCGCCGTCCAGGGCCACGCGCCCGCCGGGGCACAGACGGGCGAGGTGAGGCCCGACCCGGCGGCGCTGGCCCGGCTGCCGCAGGCCGCCAGGGACGGCTATCTCCATGCGGTCGCCACCGGCACCCAGCAGATCTTCCTGACCGCTGCCGTCGTCTGCACCGTGGCCTTCATCGCCGCCCTGTGCGTCCAGGAGGTCCCGCTGCGGGGGCGGTCCGGCCCGGTGGCCCAGCCGCACAAGGCCGAGGAGGAGGCCGCCAGCCCGGCCGCCCCGTAG